One stretch of Aquimarina sp. Aq107 DNA includes these proteins:
- a CDS encoding alpha/beta hydrolase — MFIENVTCPITIYHGIDDGVVPYTSCQKLFRSILTSKKKMITIEGGSHNDLIKFDKYINTIDDVLKTNSLYPN, encoded by the coding sequence ATGTTTATAGAAAATGTAACGTGTCCTATTACAATTTATCACGGTATCGATGATGGAGTAGTTCCTTATACATCATGTCAAAAACTATTTAGAAGTATTTTAACTTCAAAAAAGAAAATGATAACAATTGAAGGTGGTTCACATAATGATCTAATTAAATTTGATAAGTATATTAATACTATAGACGATGTATTAAAAACAAATTCGCTTTACCCTAATTAA